CGCGACCGGTCCCATCGAAGAGGACCGGGTCGGTCCCGCCGACGCCCCCTTCCCGGCCCTGCCCGAGACCCCGGGTGCATGATCCGTGACCGGCTCCCAGGACCGGCTCCCAGCGCGAATGGGCTCGCGAGGCGGCGGCGGCTGCGTTAGAATAAGCTCTCGCTGCGCACCCGGTTTCACATGACGGGATAGGGGATGAAGCCCGATTTCCGCGAGCTGGTCCAGAAACGCCTGGTCGTCTACGACGGCGGCATGGGGACCATGCTGTTCGCCGCCGGCCTCCTCGACGGGGAGTCGCCGGAGCCCTGGAACTGGGAGAAGCCGGAGGTCGTCAACGAAGTCTACCGCGCCTATTACGAAGCCGGATCGGACGTGGTCCAGACGAACACCTTCGGCGGCACCCCCATCAAGCTGTCGGAGCGCGACCTGCAGGACCGCACCTACGACGCCAACTGCCTGGCCGCGAAGGCCCTGAAGGGGATCTGCCCCGGGGATCGCTACGCGGCCGGGGACGTCGGCCCGATCGGCAAGTTCATGAAGCCGATGGGGGAGTTCACGCGCGAGGAGTTCGACGCCTCGTTCGAGGCGCAGGTCGAGGGGCTCGTCGACGGGGGCGTCGACCTGATCTCGATCGAGACGATGTACTCCCTCGAGGAGGCGCTGTGCGCCCTGCGCGCCGCGAAGAAGCGGTCGTCGCTGCCGGTCGTGGTCTGCATGACGTTCGATCGGAACCCGCGCGGCTTCTTCACCCTGATGGGGGAGACCGTGCCGCACTGCCTGAAGGTGCTCAAGGACAACGGGGCGGACATCGTGGGCAGCAACTGCTCACACGGCAGCCCGGTGTTCATCGAGCTGGCGCGCCTCCTGCGGGACAGCACGGACCTCCCCATCATCGTGCAGCCGAACCGGGGGAAGCCGATTCTCGAGAAAGAGTCCATGGCCTACAAGCAGACGGTGGAGGAGTTCGTGATCGACGCCCGCACCATCGCCGCGATCGGCGTGAATGTCTTCGGCGGCTGCTGCGGCACCACGCCCGAGTTCATCGCCGGCCTGAGCCAGGCCGTGAAGCACGGCGCCCCCTGCGCCGCCTCCCGGGAGGACCGCCCTTGAGCCTCGTTCCCACCTTCAGGCCCCGCATCCAGATGCTCTCCAAGGAGATGATCGACCGGATCATCGACGAGGCGTTCGAGGTCCTCGGCACCATCGGGCTGCAGTTCGAGCACCCGAAGGCGCTGGCCCTTCTGGGCGAGCACGGCCAGCGCATCGACCGGGCGTCCGAGCGCGCCTGGCTGAGCCGCGACTTCGTCGAGAAGGCCATCCGGACGGCACCGAAATCCTTCAAGATCTGGAACGTCACGGGGGACGCCTCGATCGAGGTCGGGGGGGACAACGTCACGTACGACCCCGGTTCGGCGGCGATCAAGATGCTCGAGACGGACGGCCACACGCGCCCCTCGACTTCGGCCGACTACATCCGCCTGGCGCGCGTGGTGCAGCAGCTCCCGCACATCCGCGCCGCGTCGACCTCGCTCGTCCCGTCGGACGTGCCGATGGAGATCTCCGACTTCTACCGGCTCTACCTGGCGGTGCAGCACTGCAACAAGCCGATCGTCACGGGGCTGTTCCGCGAGGAGTCGTTCCCGGCGACGCTCGAGATCCTGAGCGTCATCCGGGGCTCGGCGAAGGAGGCAGCCGAGAAGCCCCTGGCCATCTTCGACGCCTGCCCGTCGTCCCCCCTGCGGTGGAGCATCCTCACCTCCGAGAGCATCATGGAATGCGCCCGGCACAACCTCCCGTCGGAGATCATCTCCGTCCCCCTGACCGGCGCGACGGGGCCGGTGACGTTCTCCGGCACCCTGGTGGTCCACACCGCCGAGAACCTGGCGGGAATTGCCCTGGCGCAGGCGGTCCGTCCGGGGGCGCCGGTGGTCTATGGCGGCGCGCCGTGCCTGATGGACATGCGGGCGGGCCAGACCCCGTTCGGATCGCTCGAGACGTACATGATCGACTGCGCCTACGCGCAGATCGGCAAGACCTTCGGGTTCCCGATCCACTCCTACATGGGCCTGTCCGACTCGAAAGTGGTGGATGCGCAGGCGGGCTACGAGTCGGGCATGGGAGTGATGTTCGCGGCGCTCGCCGGGGTGAACATCGTCTCGGGCGTCGGCATCCTGGACTTCATCACCTGCCAGAGCCTCGAGAAGCTCGTCATCGACAACGAGCTGTGCGGCATGGCGTACCGCCTGATCGACGGGATCAAGCACCGGCACGAGAAGATGGCCATCGACTTCCTCCCCGACGCGGTGAAGGCCGGACACTTCCTCGGCCATCCGACGACCCTCAAGCTCTTCAAGGAAGAGGGATACATGCCGGGCAAGGTGGTCGACCGCAGCTCCGCCCCCCAGGGCGGGGGCGGCCCCTCCGATTACCAGCGCGCCCAGGCCAGGGTGAAGGAGCTCCTCGCCATGGAGCCGTTCCACCTTGCCGAGGACAAGGTCAGGGAGCTCGACCGGATCGTCCTGCGCGAGTCGAAGGAGTTCGGCATGGAGGCGATCCCGGCCTTCGCCGGCTGAGGCGCCCCGCCGTCCGCGCGCGCTCCCCCGACACCATGGCTCCCATCCAGATCGCCGATCCCCTGCCGGTCACGGTGGCCCGGCCGATGGTGCTGATGCGCCTCGGCTACCGCCGACCGGGCCAGGTGCCCGCGAAGACCGGCCTGCTCATCGACGAGGTCATGGAGGCAGGGCGGGCGCTCCTGCGCCCCCGGGCGATCTACGGCGCCTTCGACGCCGCCACCCCCGAGGCCGGAGTGAGCCTGCTCGCCGGCGCGATCCGGGCGGAGAGCCGGTCGCTGCACGAACGCCTGCTCGGCTGCCGTCGCGCCATCCTGTTCGCCGCCACCATCGGCCCCGAGGCGGACGCCTGGATCCACGACCTGATGGACCGAGGGGAGATGACCCGGGGCCTCCTGGCGGACGCGTTCGCCAGCAGCGCCGCGATCGCCCTGGGGCTCGAGGTGGAGGCGCTCGCCGCGCGCGTCCTGGCCGCCGAAGGTCTCGCGCCCACGAAGCGGCACGCCCCGGGCTACGGGGACTGGTCGCTCGGTGACCAGGCCCCGCTGCACGCTCTCCTCGACGCCAGCCGGATCGGCATCACGCTGACGGACGACTTCCTGATGGTCCCGGCCAAATCGATCACCGGCGTCATCGGGGGCCGTTAGCCGCTTCCGTTCAGAGGCAGGCCGAGGAATTGGGGAGGATGACCCCCGCGGAGTCGGAGCCCAACGGTCTCTCCCCGCAACTGTTCCATCCGCTCACGAGGTAATAGAAGCCCTGCTGTGCCCCCGGCATCTCCGGGTCGGCCGCCGTCGTGCCCGTGGTGCGCGCCACGAGGCAGGCGTGGTCATAGGCGAAGGGGAGTCCAATGAAGAGCGCGCCCCGATAGACATTGAACGCGGCGGCCTGGGGAACCGGCGACCAGGCCAGGTCGTCCGGGGCGGGGCCCAGGCCGAGGGAGTCGTCAATCTGCCCCGGGAGCGCGCTCACGCCGCCGTCCAGGGGGGCGCAGTCGAGGCCGTCCGGGGCACCGTCCCCGTCGTCATCCGGGTCGCAGGCATCCCCGGCCCCATCGGCGTC
This window of the Candidatus Polarisedimenticolia bacterium genome carries:
- a CDS encoding homocysteine S-methyltransferase family protein — encoded protein: MKPDFRELVQKRLVVYDGGMGTMLFAAGLLDGESPEPWNWEKPEVVNEVYRAYYEAGSDVVQTNTFGGTPIKLSERDLQDRTYDANCLAAKALKGICPGDRYAAGDVGPIGKFMKPMGEFTREEFDASFEAQVEGLVDGGVDLISIETMYSLEEALCALRAAKKRSSLPVVVCMTFDRNPRGFFTLMGETVPHCLKVLKDNGADIVGSNCSHGSPVFIELARLLRDSTDLPIIVQPNRGKPILEKESMAYKQTVEEFVIDARTIAAIGVNVFGGCCGTTPEFIAGLSQAVKHGAPCAASREDRP
- a CDS encoding trimethylamine methyltransferase family protein — protein: MSLVPTFRPRIQMLSKEMIDRIIDEAFEVLGTIGLQFEHPKALALLGEHGQRIDRASERAWLSRDFVEKAIRTAPKSFKIWNVTGDASIEVGGDNVTYDPGSAAIKMLETDGHTRPSTSADYIRLARVVQQLPHIRAASTSLVPSDVPMEISDFYRLYLAVQHCNKPIVTGLFREESFPATLEILSVIRGSAKEAAEKPLAIFDACPSSPLRWSILTSESIMECARHNLPSEIISVPLTGATGPVTFSGTLVVHTAENLAGIALAQAVRPGAPVVYGGAPCLMDMRAGQTPFGSLETYMIDCAYAQIGKTFGFPIHSYMGLSDSKVVDAQAGYESGMGVMFAALAGVNIVSGVGILDFITCQSLEKLVIDNELCGMAYRLIDGIKHRHEKMAIDFLPDAVKAGHFLGHPTTLKLFKEEGYMPGKVVDRSSAPQGGGGPSDYQRAQARVKELLAMEPFHLAEDKVRELDRIVLRESKEFGMEAIPAFAG
- a CDS encoding vitamin B12 dependent-methionine synthase activation domain-containing protein, producing the protein MAPIQIADPLPVTVARPMVLMRLGYRRPGQVPAKTGLLIDEVMEAGRALLRPRAIYGAFDAATPEAGVSLLAGAIRAESRSLHERLLGCRRAILFAATIGPEADAWIHDLMDRGEMTRGLLADAFASSAAIALGLEVEALAARVLAAEGLAPTKRHAPGYGDWSLGDQAPLHALLDASRIGITLTDDFLMVPAKSITGVIGGR